A genomic window from Halorubrum trapanicum includes:
- a CDS encoding translation initiation factor IF-2 subunit gamma has product MTEANTQPEVNIGLVGHVDHGKTTLVQALSGSWTDQHSEEMKRGISIRLGYADATFRRCPGVDEPECYTVDEECEDGSTSEPIRTVSFVDAPGHETLMATMLSGASIMDGAVLVVSATEDVPQAQTEEHLMALDLIGIENIVIAQNKVDLVDRDRAVDNYEQIQEFVEGTVAEDAPIVPVSAQQEVNLDLLIDAIETEIPTPDRDPGESARMYAARSFDINRPGASAEDLKGGVVGGSLVSGELSVGDGLEIRPGREVDEEGQTEWRPLETTVRSLQAGNRDVETAHPGGLLGVGTGLDPSLTKGDALAGQVAGEPGTLPPTREEFEMTVDLLDRVVGKEDDESGESDIEEISTGEPLMLTVGTATTVGAVTSARDGECEVSLKRPVCAEEGAQIAINRRVGARWRLIGVGTLT; this is encoded by the coding sequence GTGACTGAAGCCAACACACAACCGGAGGTGAACATCGGTCTCGTCGGTCACGTCGACCACGGGAAGACCACGCTGGTACAGGCGTTGTCCGGCTCGTGGACCGACCAGCACAGCGAGGAGATGAAACGCGGGATATCGATCCGGCTGGGGTACGCGGACGCGACGTTCCGCCGCTGTCCCGGCGTCGACGAGCCCGAGTGTTACACCGTCGACGAGGAGTGCGAGGACGGCTCGACGAGCGAGCCGATCCGAACCGTGTCGTTCGTCGACGCGCCCGGCCACGAGACGCTGATGGCGACGATGCTCTCGGGCGCCTCGATCATGGACGGCGCGGTCCTGGTCGTCAGCGCGACGGAGGACGTCCCGCAGGCCCAGACGGAGGAGCACCTGATGGCGCTCGACCTCATCGGGATCGAGAACATCGTCATCGCGCAGAACAAGGTCGACCTGGTCGACCGCGACCGCGCCGTCGACAACTACGAGCAGATCCAGGAGTTCGTCGAGGGCACCGTCGCGGAGGACGCGCCGATCGTCCCCGTCTCGGCCCAACAGGAGGTCAACCTCGACCTGCTCATCGACGCGATCGAGACCGAGATCCCGACGCCGGACCGCGACCCGGGCGAGAGCGCCCGGATGTACGCGGCCCGCTCGTTCGACATCAACCGGCCGGGCGCGAGCGCCGAGGACCTCAAGGGCGGCGTCGTCGGCGGCTCGCTCGTCAGCGGCGAGCTGTCGGTCGGCGACGGCCTGGAGATCCGACCGGGCCGCGAGGTCGACGAGGAGGGTCAGACCGAGTGGCGGCCGCTGGAGACGACCGTCCGGTCGCTTCAGGCAGGCAACCGCGACGTCGAGACCGCCCACCCGGGCGGCCTCCTCGGCGTCGGCACGGGGCTCGACCCGAGCCTGACGAAAGGCGACGCCCTCGCCGGACAGGTCGCGGGCGAGCCGGGGACGCTCCCGCCGACCCGCGAGGAGTTCGAGATGACGGTCGACCTGCTCGACCGCGTCGTCGGCAAGGAGGACGACGAGAGCGGCGAGAGCGACATCGAGGAGATCAGCACCGGCGAGCCGCTGATGCTCACGGTCGGCACGGCGACGACGGTCGGCGCCGTGACGAGCGCGCGCGACGGCGAGTGCGAGGTGAGCCTCAAGCGGCCGGTCTGCGCCGAGGAGGGCGCCCAGATAGCGATCAACCGGCGCGTCGGCGCGCGCTGGCGGCTCATCGGCGTCGGGACGCTCACGTAA
- a CDS encoding DUF5810 domain-containing protein: MGYACPVCDTPQRDGEHLAHHLAFTAMLHGGDHADWLDERVDDWSEREPTALAAEVTPHADDAEYEEVFEDTVPRGRPDVGMGSGGDTAGHDHADHNHDHAHDPPADAGVPDPEEVDDPEVAEALREAREMTREAREQESEGDADADRDTADDPDADRDTADDPDADRDTDDRDS; encoded by the coding sequence ATGGGATACGCGTGCCCGGTCTGTGACACCCCGCAGCGCGACGGCGAACACCTCGCGCACCACCTCGCGTTCACCGCGATGCTCCACGGCGGCGACCACGCCGACTGGCTCGACGAACGCGTCGACGACTGGAGCGAGCGGGAGCCCACGGCGCTCGCGGCCGAGGTGACCCCGCACGCCGACGACGCCGAGTACGAGGAGGTGTTTGAGGACACCGTCCCCCGCGGCCGCCCCGACGTGGGGATGGGGTCGGGCGGGGACACGGCCGGCCACGACCACGCCGACCACAATCACGACCACGCGCACGACCCGCCCGCGGACGCCGGCGTCCCCGACCCGGAGGAGGTCGACGACCCCGAGGTCGCCGAGGCGCTGCGCGAGGCCCGCGAGATGACTCGGGAAGCGCGGGAACAGGAGAGCGAGGGAGACGCCGACGCCGACCGCGACACCGCCGACGACCCCGACGCCGACCGCGACACCGCCGACGACCCCGACGCCGACCGCGACACCGACGACCGCGACTCGTAA
- a CDS encoding DUF5809 family protein, with product METRGTFAPETRADALERYEEVGPVAQVVVREATKAMSFDADEYDERVTPEVIRTARDATFAELLAVHVGEGDEFDAWLADSEFDDEDVVRIGSDNVDNVVWHPVPFAGTVIAATYQEEPDAAASTLRRNAFGRVYREEFYESGR from the coding sequence ATGGAGACCAGAGGCACGTTCGCCCCCGAGACCCGCGCCGACGCGCTAGAACGCTATGAGGAGGTCGGCCCCGTCGCGCAGGTGGTTGTCCGCGAGGCGACGAAGGCGATGTCGTTCGACGCCGACGAGTACGACGAGCGCGTCACGCCCGAGGTGATCCGGACCGCCCGCGACGCGACGTTCGCCGAACTGCTCGCCGTCCACGTCGGCGAGGGCGACGAGTTCGACGCGTGGCTCGCCGACAGCGAGTTCGACGACGAGGACGTCGTGCGGATCGGCTCCGACAACGTCGACAACGTCGTCTGGCACCCGGTCCCCTTCGCGGGCACCGTGATCGCGGCGACGTACCAGGAGGAGCCGGACGCGGCGGCCAGCACCCTCAGGCGTAACGCCTTCGGGCGCGTCTACCGTGAGGAGTTCTACGAGTCCGGCCGATAG
- a CDS encoding elongation factor 1-beta: MGDVAAKIKVMPNSPEVDLDDLQDRLEEVLPEGAKIRGFERDDVAFGLVALLPTVIVPDGAGGTEAVEEAFSQVEDVESVTVENVGRL; the protein is encoded by the coding sequence ATGGGCGACGTCGCCGCCAAGATCAAGGTCATGCCGAACAGCCCCGAGGTCGACCTCGACGACCTCCAGGACCGTCTGGAGGAGGTCCTCCCCGAGGGCGCGAAGATCCGCGGCTTCGAGCGCGACGACGTCGCGTTCGGGCTGGTCGCGCTCCTGCCGACCGTCATCGTCCCCGACGGCGCGGGCGGCACGGAGGCCGTCGAGGAGGCGTTCTCGCAGGTCGAGGACGTCGAGTCGGTCACCGTCGAGAACGTCGGCCGCCTGTAA
- a CDS encoding HVO_2753 family zinc finger protein produces MSQSDSQATPQCVSCGIQVSGMNAARFSCPDCGATIYRCAKCRKQSNLYECHDCGFRGP; encoded by the coding sequence ATGAGCCAGAGCGACTCTCAAGCCACCCCGCAGTGCGTCTCCTGTGGGATTCAGGTGTCCGGCATGAACGCCGCGCGGTTCTCCTGTCCGGACTGCGGCGCCACCATCTACCGGTGCGCGAAGTGCCGGAAGCAGAGCAACCTCTACGAGTGCCACGACTGCGGCTTCCGGGGGCCGTAA
- a CDS encoding tripartite tricarboxylate transporter permease: MDALVRPVVDPTFAAGALAFLLGGVALGTASGLVPGLHANNFALLLAGFAPSVPADPLFVGVAMLGAGVVHSFLDIVPALALGVPDAATAVAALPGHRLVIAGRGREAVRLSALGSGLAVALAVPLAVPITWLMTRWYPAMRAHLPLLLGGVVALLVLTESSRRAAVGGLVAFLASAALGFATLDADPAAPLSTGGVLAPLFAGLFGVPVLVDALGGEGVPPQADPRIAMRARDLGTSAGAGSLAGAVVGYVPGVSAAIAAVAAMPAVPRASADRGFVVATSGASTANTIFALFALVALGTPRTGVTVAIDRAGVPFALPMLVVAAATAACFGFALVVLVGDPYLRIVGNADYTRLSVGVLGLLALVSYAFAGAFGVGVLLVAGALGLVPPRVGARRVHLMGVLIGPLIVG; this comes from the coding sequence ATGGACGCGCTCGTGCGGCCGGTGGTCGATCCGACATTCGCGGCGGGCGCGCTCGCCTTCCTGCTCGGCGGAGTCGCGCTCGGGACCGCGAGCGGGCTGGTCCCCGGGCTCCACGCCAACAACTTCGCGCTGCTTCTCGCGGGGTTCGCCCCGTCGGTGCCGGCCGACCCGCTGTTCGTCGGCGTCGCGATGCTCGGCGCCGGCGTCGTCCACTCCTTTCTCGACATCGTTCCCGCGCTCGCGCTGGGTGTGCCCGACGCCGCGACCGCGGTCGCCGCGCTCCCCGGTCATCGGCTGGTGATCGCGGGCCGCGGCCGGGAGGCGGTCCGCCTCTCCGCACTCGGTTCCGGGCTGGCGGTCGCGCTCGCGGTGCCGCTCGCGGTCCCGATAACGTGGCTGATGACGCGGTGGTACCCGGCGATGCGCGCGCACCTCCCGCTGCTGCTCGGCGGCGTCGTCGCCCTGCTCGTGCTCACCGAGTCGTCGCGCCGGGCCGCGGTCGGCGGACTGGTCGCCTTCCTCGCGAGCGCCGCGCTCGGGTTCGCGACGCTCGACGCCGACCCAGCGGCGCCGCTGTCGACCGGGGGCGTCCTCGCGCCGCTGTTCGCCGGGCTGTTCGGCGTGCCGGTCCTCGTCGACGCGCTCGGCGGCGAGGGGGTCCCGCCGCAGGCCGATCCCCGGATCGCGATGCGCGCGCGCGACCTCGGGACGAGCGCGGGCGCCGGCTCGCTCGCCGGCGCGGTGGTCGGGTACGTGCCGGGCGTCTCGGCCGCCATCGCCGCCGTGGCCGCGATGCCGGCGGTGCCGCGCGCGTCGGCCGACCGCGGGTTCGTCGTGGCGACGAGCGGCGCCAGCACGGCGAACACCATCTTCGCGCTGTTCGCGCTGGTTGCGCTCGGAACGCCGCGCACGGGCGTCACCGTCGCGATCGACCGGGCCGGCGTGCCGTTCGCGCTGCCGATGCTGGTCGTCGCGGCCGCGACCGCCGCGTGCTTCGGGTTCGCCCTGGTCGTGCTCGTCGGCGATCCGTACCTCCGAATCGTCGGCAACGCCGACTACACCCGGCTCTCGGTCGGCGTGTTGGGACTGCTCGCGCTCGTGTCGTACGCGTTCGCCGGGGCGTTCGGCGTCGGCGTCCTCCTCGTCGCCGGCGCGCTGGGGCTCGTCCCGCCGCGGGTCGGCGCCCGACGCGTCCACCTGATGGGCGTGCTGATCGGCCCGTTGATCGTCGGGTGA
- a CDS encoding 30S ribosomal protein S17e produces MAIKPKYIKQLGNALLERYPDSFNTDFETNKESVTALTTVESKGVRNRIAGYVTQKKSQAAQNA; encoded by the coding sequence ATGGCCATCAAACCCAAGTACATCAAACAGCTCGGGAACGCCCTGCTGGAGCGGTACCCCGACTCGTTCAACACGGACTTCGAGACGAACAAGGAGAGCGTCACGGCGCTGACGACCGTCGAGTCGAAGGGCGTCCGCAACCGGATCGCCGGCTACGTCACCCAGAAGAAGTCGCAGGCCGCGCAGAACGCGTAA
- a CDS encoding DUF447 domain-containing protein, producing MNDEGDGSDEPREFEGVAPDGWPVALRGVTESAVTTLGPNDRWNVAALGLHAPETDADGEPESPVTARTYGRTRTWRNFAERGGGVVQFTVDPRTFVDAALTVTEVDDPVLPSADAWVEVDAEEVAAETEGDTTVRTWELSPVESAVVSERVPTVNRGFGAVVDATVAASRLDVPAFDTAELLERLRYFADVVERCGGPAEREAFARIDEATGWRERADET from the coding sequence GTGAACGACGAGGGCGACGGGAGCGACGAGCCGAGAGAGTTCGAGGGCGTCGCCCCCGACGGCTGGCCGGTCGCACTCCGCGGCGTCACTGAGTCCGCGGTGACGACGCTCGGGCCGAACGACCGGTGGAACGTCGCGGCCCTTGGGCTCCACGCGCCCGAGACGGACGCGGACGGCGAACCCGAAAGTCCCGTCACCGCGCGCACCTACGGGCGCACCCGCACGTGGCGGAACTTCGCGGAGCGCGGCGGCGGGGTCGTCCAGTTCACCGTCGACCCGCGGACGTTCGTCGACGCGGCGCTGACGGTCACAGAGGTCGACGACCCGGTGCTACCGAGCGCCGACGCGTGGGTCGAGGTCGACGCCGAAGAGGTCGCGGCCGAGACCGAGGGGGACACCACGGTTCGGACGTGGGAGCTGTCGCCGGTCGAGTCCGCGGTCGTGAGCGAGCGCGTGCCGACCGTCAACCGCGGGTTCGGCGCGGTCGTCGACGCCACGGTGGCCGCCTCGCGGCTCGACGTGCCGGCGTTCGACACCGCCGAACTGCTCGAACGCCTCCGCTACTTCGCGGACGTGGTCGAGCGCTGCGGCGGCCCGGCCGAGCGCGAGGCGTTCGCGCGCATCGACGAGGCGACCGGGTGGCGCGAGCGCGCGGACGAGACGTGA
- a CDS encoding triphosphoribosyl-dephospho-CoA synthase, protein MTRNERRRGAAADPVDDATLALLVEVAGTPKPGNVDRRRDLADLRFEAFLGGAVGARPGLELAATRGTAGDPPGVGDAFERAVGGMADRAGTNTQFGCLLLLIPLARAAADPDRELSPDGVDSVCRATTVEDAVAFYRAFEAVDVAVDDPPPGADELDVRLGSDAEPALRERGTTLRDVMALSADPGDPETTEDPDRVPDRNAAEWVEGFPRTFRAAEWILTDEGPLADRAARAFLGLLAAEPDTLVASTQGAETARDASGRARAILEPEGDPSGPVGDVSGVDADVVRGADLDAAESLAEEFVAEGINPGTTADLTCAALFVALRRGAEVAP, encoded by the coding sequence GTGACCCGGAACGAGCGACGCCGGGGAGCGGCCGCCGATCCGGTCGACGACGCGACGCTCGCGCTCCTCGTGGAGGTCGCCGGCACGCCGAAGCCCGGGAACGTCGACCGGCGCCGCGACCTCGCGGACCTGCGGTTCGAGGCGTTCCTCGGCGGCGCGGTCGGCGCGCGGCCGGGCCTCGAACTGGCGGCGACGAGAGGGACCGCGGGCGATCCACCCGGCGTCGGCGACGCGTTCGAGCGCGCCGTGGGAGGGATGGCCGACCGCGCCGGGACGAACACGCAGTTCGGCTGCCTGCTGCTTCTGATCCCGCTGGCGCGGGCGGCCGCGGATCCGGATCGGGAGCTCTCGCCCGACGGCGTCGACTCCGTCTGTCGGGCGACGACCGTCGAGGACGCGGTCGCCTTCTACCGCGCGTTCGAGGCCGTCGACGTCGCGGTCGACGACCCGCCGCCGGGCGCCGACGAGCTCGACGTGCGCCTCGGGAGCGACGCCGAGCCCGCGCTCCGGGAGCGCGGGACGACCCTGCGCGACGTCATGGCGCTGTCGGCCGACCCCGGCGACCCCGAGACCACGGAGGACCCGGACCGCGTCCCCGACCGCAACGCCGCGGAGTGGGTCGAGGGGTTCCCGCGGACGTTCCGCGCGGCCGAGTGGATCCTGACCGACGAGGGGCCGCTCGCCGACCGGGCGGCGCGGGCGTTCCTCGGGCTGCTCGCCGCGGAGCCCGACACGCTCGTCGCGTCGACGCAGGGGGCGGAGACGGCCCGCGACGCGAGCGGGCGGGCGAGAGCGATTCTGGAGCCCGAGGGGGATCCGAGCGGTCCGGTGGGAGACGTTTCCGGGGTCGACGCCGACGTAGTCCGCGGCGCCGATCTCGACGCCGCGGAGTCGCTGGCGGAGGAGTTCGTCGCCGAGGGGATCAATCCCGGCACGACGGCCGACCTCACCTGCGCGGCGCTGTTCGTCGCGCTCCGACGCGGCGCGGAGGTGGCGCCGTGA
- a CDS encoding tRNA-dihydrouridine synthase: MTRDPFLVAASLSGAADAAWARDAAEHVDVALLGGVALDPASRGAARDLVARGRSEFLPADPLAFVADQLDALADAPVRPGVNVRSATPEPIRAAAEVCADRGAVCEVNAHCRQPELRAVGCGESLLREPDRLARYVAAAAETGATTSVKVRAEVPGVDLVAVAERVAAAGADWLHVDAMDSEAVIADLAATIDAGVVSGDRGDLADLTLVANNGVRGRETVAEYAAHGADAVSVGRPTEDPPVLARVADAVEEWRAEALRDRGDETGLESEARP, encoded by the coding sequence GTGACGCGAGATCCCTTCCTCGTCGCCGCGAGCCTCAGCGGCGCCGCCGACGCCGCGTGGGCCCGCGACGCGGCCGAGCACGTCGACGTCGCGCTCCTCGGCGGCGTCGCGCTCGACCCGGCGAGCCGCGGCGCGGCCCGCGACCTCGTCGCGCGCGGCCGGTCCGAGTTCCTTCCGGCCGACCCGCTCGCGTTCGTCGCCGACCAGCTCGACGCGCTCGCCGACGCGCCCGTCAGGCCCGGCGTCAACGTCCGGAGCGCGACGCCGGAGCCGATTCGAGCGGCCGCCGAAGTCTGCGCCGACCGCGGCGCAGTCTGCGAGGTGAACGCCCACTGCCGGCAGCCGGAGCTGCGCGCGGTCGGCTGCGGCGAGTCGCTGCTGCGCGAGCCGGACCGCCTCGCCCGGTACGTCGCCGCGGCCGCCGAGACGGGCGCGACGACGAGCGTGAAGGTCCGCGCGGAGGTCCCCGGCGTCGACCTCGTCGCCGTCGCGGAGCGCGTCGCGGCCGCCGGCGCGGACTGGCTCCACGTCGACGCGATGGACTCGGAGGCGGTGATCGCGGACCTCGCGGCGACGATCGACGCGGGGGTCGTGAGCGGCGACAGGGGCGATCTCGCCGACCTGACGCTCGTCGCGAACAACGGCGTCCGGGGCCGCGAGACGGTCGCCGAGTACGCCGCGCACGGCGCCGACGCGGTGAGCGTCGGGCGCCCGACCGAGGACCCGCCCGTCCTCGCGCGCGTCGCGGACGCGGTGGAGGAGTGGCGGGCGGAAGCGCTGCGGGACCGGGGCGACGAGACCGGTCTCGAATCGGAGGCGCGGCCGTGA